The following proteins are encoded in a genomic region of Arthrobacter jiangjiafuii:
- a CDS encoding Trm112 family protein, translating to MAKLSADIMAVLRCPVTGSALEEEDGWLVSTVPDASGARLRYALEEGIPVLLAPRATV from the coding sequence ATGGCTAAACTCAGTGCCGATATCATGGCCGTTTTGCGTTGCCCCGTGACCGGCTCCGCGCTGGAGGAGGAGGACGGCTGGCTGGTCTCGACCGTTCCGGATGCTTCCGGCGCCCGCCTCCGGTACGCCTTGGAAGAAGGAATTCCCGTGCTGCTGGCCCCTCGGGCCACAGTTTAA
- a CDS encoding DUF3499 domain-containing protein, protein MESLRLCSRSACRQAAVATLTYVYADSTAVLGPLATYAEPHCYDLCSAHAARLTVPLGWEVLRLNLSGQPRSASRDDLSALVDAVREAAAEEPVAEAPKRSGRHALEPPADAVGGRRSHLRMLPEQS, encoded by the coding sequence GTGGAATCCTTAAGACTGTGCTCAAGATCAGCGTGCCGACAGGCAGCTGTTGCCACCCTGACCTACGTCTATGCAGATTCCACTGCCGTGCTGGGGCCGCTTGCCACCTACGCCGAACCCCATTGTTACGATTTGTGCAGCGCCCATGCCGCGCGCCTGACGGTCCCGCTGGGGTGGGAAGTCCTCAGGCTGAACCTCTCCGGACAGCCCCGCAGCGCCAGCCGCGATGATCTCTCCGCACTCGTGGACGCCGTGCGGGAAGCCGCCGCAGAAGAGCCCGTTGCAGAGGCACCCAAACGTTCCGGCCGGCACGCCCTGGAACCGCCCGCTGATGCTGTCGGCGGCCGCCGCTCACACCTGCGGATGCTGCCCGAACAGAGCTGA
- a CDS encoding metallopeptidase family protein — MSTGETFRVYLGPENGLPADPPVTGPADPSAPPAAGPGTRASVRPRPYHRRRRNRHGRGLRGELVPAHLAGFRSRSERFDLWVLESAQRLERLWGESIQSYQFVVQDIPPGLEELARTGGHIPCAAGAPAEGPRPAVITVYRHPVESAARGLVPVSELIHDVVVEQLALLMGMDPETVDPTYGRFRPF; from the coding sequence ATGTCCACCGGAGAAACCTTCAGGGTGTACCTCGGCCCCGAGAATGGCCTGCCGGCTGATCCCCCGGTGACCGGCCCCGCCGACCCCTCCGCTCCCCCGGCCGCCGGACCTGGCACGCGGGCCTCAGTACGCCCGCGCCCCTATCACCGCCGCCGCCGCAACCGGCACGGACGCGGATTGCGCGGGGAGCTGGTTCCCGCACATCTGGCCGGATTCAGGTCCCGCTCGGAACGCTTCGACCTCTGGGTGCTGGAATCGGCCCAACGGCTGGAGCGGCTCTGGGGCGAGAGCATCCAGTCCTACCAGTTCGTGGTGCAGGACATCCCGCCTGGCCTGGAGGAACTTGCCCGGACCGGTGGCCACATCCCCTGCGCCGCCGGCGCACCCGCGGAGGGTCCCCGGCCTGCCGTAATCACCGTGTACCGGCATCCGGTAGAGTCGGCGGCCCGCGGCCTGGTTCCGGTCAGCGAGCTGATCCACGACGTGGTGGTGGAGCAACTTGCCCTGCTCATGGGAATGGATCCCGAAACGGTGGACCCGACCTATGGCCGGTTCCGTCCGTTCTAG
- a CDS encoding DUF5719 family protein, with protein sequence MSQKNPQEFSGQKENAPEKSAPTGNVQAGGRSEIRKRRRQRAATAAAGVLVLAAAGAVVAGSLVVPTGEAGGPVDIAAADVPAGPLTAVCPAPLRLLTGSVAGTDPQFSPVSESAKTNLSAVVLSGPGNPVPVSELLQPDATTSIKAIAENVPDARPLAGVRSAGVLNGFSVSDTTLLSAEPSGTLQATANAVVGFSATDGDLSGLAAANCQSPGNDMWLMGARTTVGATAVLRLTNPSESAATADLELYGSKGRIEEGAGSRGILVPPGETKQIVLAGLAANEASLAVRVRTSGGPVTALVQQSILRGVTPGGVELIQPATPASPQQVISGVRIQNPADTKKVAAQSGYESVAPALQVAVPGSTNAVVSVRILDAGGDVSVPGGGVFTVPAGGVGQLPLDSLPEGTYAVEVTADVSVVAAAVTGRGAKEDAPVDLAVAPAGERLGSEHLAVLTEGAESVLSFAAPSGAAEVRLTGVGKDGSLKEERVVAVKGGSTVAVKPADVGSDLAALLVSTTGDAVYGAQVLTSGDAGVSVLPLPKGNVGGLSVPVGLGY encoded by the coding sequence ATGAGCCAGAAAAACCCGCAGGAATTCTCCGGGCAGAAGGAAAACGCCCCGGAGAAGTCCGCTCCCACGGGCAACGTCCAGGCAGGCGGCCGGAGTGAAATCCGCAAGCGGCGCCGGCAGCGGGCGGCAACGGCAGCGGCCGGCGTGCTGGTCCTTGCCGCCGCGGGCGCCGTAGTGGCCGGATCCCTGGTGGTTCCCACCGGCGAGGCCGGCGGCCCGGTGGACATCGCTGCGGCAGATGTGCCCGCGGGCCCACTGACAGCTGTCTGCCCGGCGCCCCTGCGTCTGCTGACGGGCAGCGTGGCCGGAACGGATCCCCAGTTCAGCCCGGTTTCGGAATCAGCGAAGACCAATCTCAGTGCCGTGGTGCTCAGCGGTCCGGGGAACCCCGTTCCAGTGTCCGAGCTGCTTCAGCCTGATGCCACCACTTCAATCAAGGCCATCGCTGAAAACGTGCCCGATGCCCGGCCGCTTGCCGGGGTCCGCAGCGCCGGGGTCCTCAACGGCTTCTCCGTCTCGGACACCACGCTGCTCAGCGCCGAACCGTCCGGCACCCTGCAGGCCACGGCCAACGCCGTGGTGGGGTTCAGCGCCACCGACGGGGACCTTTCCGGTCTCGCCGCGGCAAACTGCCAGTCTCCGGGCAACGACATGTGGCTGATGGGTGCCCGCACCACTGTGGGCGCCACGGCTGTATTGCGCCTGACCAATCCCTCCGAAAGCGCAGCCACCGCTGACCTGGAACTCTACGGTTCCAAAGGACGGATAGAGGAGGGTGCGGGCAGCCGTGGAATCCTGGTTCCGCCCGGCGAAACCAAGCAGATTGTCCTGGCCGGCCTGGCCGCGAACGAGGCCAGCCTCGCCGTCCGGGTGCGCACCTCAGGCGGGCCGGTTACCGCATTGGTGCAGCAGAGCATCCTGCGCGGTGTCACGCCCGGAGGCGTGGAGCTGATCCAGCCGGCCACCCCCGCGTCGCCACAGCAGGTGATCAGTGGTGTCCGGATCCAGAACCCCGCTGATACCAAGAAGGTTGCAGCCCAGAGCGGTTACGAATCGGTCGCTCCGGCCCTGCAGGTCGCCGTTCCCGGCAGTACCAACGCGGTGGTCTCGGTCCGGATCCTCGACGCCGGCGGCGACGTGAGCGTGCCCGGAGGCGGAGTCTTTACCGTTCCCGCCGGCGGCGTCGGCCAGCTGCCGCTGGACTCCCTGCCGGAGGGAACCTACGCGGTGGAGGTGACAGCGGACGTATCGGTGGTGGCCGCAGCGGTCACCGGCCGGGGCGCCAAGGAGGACGCCCCGGTAGATCTGGCCGTGGCGCCGGCCGGTGAGCGCCTGGGCAGTGAGCACCTGGCGGTATTGACGGAAGGGGCCGAGTCTGTGCTGTCGTTTGCCGCGCCGTCCGGTGCCGCTGAAGTGCGCCTGACCGGGGTTGGCAAGGATGGAAGCCTGAAGGAAGAGCGCGTCGTGGCGGTCAAGGGCGGTTCGACCGTTGCCGTGAAGCCGGCCGACGTGGGCTCCGACCTTGCTGCCCTGCTGGTGAGCACCACGGGAGACGCCGTGTACGGTGCCCAGGTCCTCACCTCCGGAGATGCCGGTGTCTCGGTGCTCCCGCTGCCCAAGGGCAATGTGGGCGGCCTGAGTGTTCCGGTGGGGCTCGGCTACTGA